A region of Vitis riparia cultivar Riparia Gloire de Montpellier isolate 1030 chromosome 12, EGFV_Vit.rip_1.0, whole genome shotgun sequence DNA encodes the following proteins:
- the LOC117927247 gene encoding seed biotin-containing protein SBP65-like: protein MASEQERRDNTTKERETHLEVERVPKMTSHFESLSERVKGGDMARSESTVPPSEEGSGKGGEARGGESRGPRAIGKFEMNVGEEKGSSRGGREEREVDTERSSKEGGRDEEKETTPSLEEISKFREKAQQNSIEAIRAAEERYQKAKELGASKLQDVKESVAPRVESATTYATEKGAQVKDTALEKSQQGYTTAKDTLVTAGKTAADYTKQTAEQAKDYTLRKATQAKDVSLETSKGAAGYAGKKAAELKDKTLATGWGAAHYTTEKAVEATKAAAGAIQSTAEYTGEKVVDYTGRKREEAQQELAAKQSPETKGKPEMSPRGTEHKSIEGVGGVLEAVGETVLEIAQATKELVIGKDQTRAGEKGGHGESPMESTKAELR from the exons ATGGCATCTGAGCAAGAAAGGAGAGACAACACGACTAAGGAGAGGGAGACTCATCTGGAGGTGGAAAGAGTCCCCAAGATGACGAGCCACTTTGAGTCTCTCTCTGAGAGAGTGAAAGGTGGTGATATGGCCAGAAGTGAAAGTACAGTCCCTCCGAGTGAAGAGGGGTCTGGGAAAGGAGGAGAAGCACGAGGAGGGGAGTCAAGAGGGCCTCGTGCCATAGGGAAGTTCGAAATGAATGTTGGAGAAGAGAAGGGGTCCAGTAGAGGAGGAAGGGAAGAACGAGAAGTTGATACAGAGAGGAGTAGCAAAGAAGGTGGTCGTGATGAGGAGAAAGAAACCACACCTTCACTAGAAGAGATCTCCAAGTTCAGAGAAAAGGCGCAACAGAATTCGATAGAGGCTATTAGGGCCGCTGAAGAGAGGTACCAGAAGGCCAAGGAGCTGGGTGCGTCGAAGTTGCAGGATGTGAAAGAATCAGTGGCTCCTCGAGTGGAATCTGCAACTACTTATGCCACAGAGAAGGGTGCCCAAGTAAAGGACACAGCCTTAGAGAAGAGTCAACAAGGCTACACCACTGCCAAGGACACCCTTGTAACTGCAGGCAAGACTGCAGCGGATTACACAAAGCAAACAGCTGAGCAAGCGAAGGACTACACCTTGCGAAAGGCCACACAAGCCAAAGATGTGAGCTTGGAGACTAGCAAGGGAGCTGCGGGGTATGCAGGGAAGAAGGCTGCGGAGTTGAAAGACAAGACATTGGCCACTGGATGGGGTGCGGCTCATTACACTACTGAGAAAGCTGTGGAGGCTACTAAAGCAGCTGCTGGTGCTATTCAGAGTACTGCCGAGTATACGGGTGAGAAGGTGGTGGACTACACTGGCAGGAAAAGGGAGGAGGCTCAGCAAGAGTTGGCAGCCAAGCAATCACCTGAAACCAAG GGAAAGCCAGAAATGTCGCCAAGGGGAACTGAACATAAGAGCATTGAAGGCGTTGGCGGAGTGCTGGAAGCTGTTGGCGAAACCGTGCTTGAAATCGCACAGGCAACTAAAGAGCTTGTTATTGGGAAGGATCAAACTAGAGCAGGAGAGAAGGGTGGACATGGAGAGAGTCCAATGGAAAGCACCAAAGCGGAACTGAGATGA
- the LOC117927315 gene encoding protein trichome birefringence-like 39 produces the protein MGLLFKPMFLSLLLFLLWHQTEGENFSNANTTRLSRARELAGRCNFFRGKWVYDSSYPLYDSSSCPFIDPEFDCIKYGRPDKQYLKYRWQPLSCNLPRFNGLDFLERWRGKRIMFVGDSLSFNQWQSLSCMIHSSVPNARTSLMKSGPLSSLTFEDYGVKLMLYRTTYLVDLVRENVGRVLKLDSIQSGNAWKGMDMLIFNTWHWWTHTGRTQPWDYVQEGNKLYKDMNRLIAYYKGLTTWARWVNINVDPSKTKVFFQGISPTHYEGKDWNQPSRSCDGEMQPYIGASYPAGIPMAAVVVNKVLSRIKKPVYLLDVTTLSQYRIDAHPSDYSGERDGITDCSHWCLPGLPDTWNQLLYAALVS, from the exons ATGGGTCTGTTGTTCAAACCCATGTTCCTCTCTTTACTGTTGTTTCTGCTTTGGCACCAAACAGAAGGGGAGAATTTCAGTAATGCAAACACTACCAGGCTCTCCAGAGCTAGAGAGCTTGCTGGTAGGTGCAATTTCTTTAGAGGTAAATGGGTCTATGACTCTTCTTATCCTCTCTATGATTCTTCAAGCTGCCCCTTCATAGATCCAGAATTCGACTGCATCAAGTATGGCAGACCTGATAAACAGTACCTCAAATATAGGTGGCAGCCCCTTTCCTGCAACTTACCAAG gTTTAATGGGCTGGATTTCTTGGAGAGGTGGAGGGGGAAGAGGATAATGTTTGTGGGAGACTCGCTGAGTTTCAACCAGTGGCAGTCTCTATCATGTATGATACACTCATCGGTACCCAACGCCAGGACCTCTCTGATGAAGAGCGGGCCTCTTTCTTCACTCACATTTGAG GACTATGGGGTGAAGTTAATGTTGTACCGTACAACATACCTAGTGGATTTGGTGAGGGAAAACGTGGGGCGAGTCTTGAAGCTTGACTCAATCCAAAGCGGAAATGCATGGAAGGGCATGGACATGCTGATCTTCAACACGTGGCACTGGTGGACCCACACCGGAAGAACACAGCC ATGGGATTACGTGCAAGAGGGGAATAAGCTGTACAAGGATATGAACCGTCTGATTGCATATTATAAAGGGCTGACCACATGGGCGAGGTGGGTCAACATCAACGTTGACCCTTCTAAAACCAAAGTCTTCTTCCAGGGCATTTCTCCCACCCATTATGA GGGAAAGGACTGGAACCAGCCATCAAGGTCATGTGATGGAGAAATGCAGCCATACATCGGCGCAAGCTACCCAGCCGGCATACCCATGGCCGCGGTGGTGGTCAACAAAGTTCTAAGTCGGATTAAGAAGCCTGTATATTTACTTGATGTCACCACTCTCTCGCAATATCGCATAGACGCACACCCGTCCGACTATAGCGGCGAGCGTGATGGCATCACCGACTGCAGCCACTGGTGCCTTCCTGGCCTGCCCGACACTTGGAATCAACTCTTATATGCCGCTCTTGTTAGCTAG